From a region of the Panulirus ornatus isolate Po-2019 chromosome 38, ASM3632096v1, whole genome shotgun sequence genome:
- the LOC139760833 gene encoding uncharacterized protein, whose product MMHVLLLLVAVVGRASCSALPDAPVLEVGGFHPVQGARGTGPASGYSAPPHPTTPAHATHAAPIDGPTKTIYVNVPHPTPASPLPPIAAGPPRKHYKIVFIRAPPPPPPPQPILPPRTERKTLIYVLHRRPQVQEQKVIRVPNVQHDPEVYFVQYDNPPSAEELQQLSAGNLQGYSVAAQRTGAGDATGAVNRSPALSGPLSDEVSLELVADVDGVGTGFPPTGLVDSGSVEIPLTGSGGGIPLPTLPSTRATPTPAGEVGIPLPTLRGAGSSTRAPLPPTGSGVGIPLPGLGAIGGSGSSASVFPTSLRGGTGGSGLRVIGDDLVRPIGNTGLFQEVDDDYDVFGNSFEAPGLSIENLSFENRVGAAGTTIPSLQQPART is encoded by the coding sequence CACGTCCTACTGCTCCTGGTGGCTGTGGTCGGCCGTGCGTCTTGCTCGGCACTGCCCGACGCCCCCGTCCTGGAGGTAGGTGGGTTCCACCCCGTGCAGGGTGCTAGAGGAACAGGTCCTGCCTCCGGCTACAGCGCTCCTCCCCACCCGACGACACCCGCCCATGCCACTCACGCGGCGCCAATCGACGGCCCAACGAAGACCATATACGTCAACGTGCCGCATCCGACGCCAGCCAGTCCCTTGCCGCCTATCGCTGCCGGCCCGCCGCGCAAGCACTACAAGATCGTCTTTATCCgcgcccctccacccccaccgcCTCCACAGCCAATCTTACCCCCACGCACGGAGCGGAAGACCCTCATCTACGTGCTGCACCGACGGCCTCAGGTGCAAGAACAAAAGGTCATCAGGGTGCCGAACGTGCAACACGATCCTGAAGTATACTTCGTGCAATATGACAACCCACCGTCTGCCGAAGAGCTGCAGCAGCTCTCTGCGGGTAACCTGCAGGGGTACTCGGTCGCCGCCCAGCGCACTGGGGCAGGTGACGCAACTGGCGCCGTCAACCGCAGCCCCGCTCTTTCCGGTCCTCTAAGTGACGAGGTCAGCCTCGAGCTAGTGGCAGATGTGGACGGCGTAGGAACAGGCTTCCCACCTACCGGTCTAGTTGACAGTGGCAGTGTGGAGATTCCCTTGACAGGGTCTGGAGGTGGGATTCCCCTACCGACCTTGCCGAGCACAAGAGCTACTCCAACGCCTGCAGGTGAGGTTGGCATTCCCCTGCCGACACTTCGAGGAGCGGGGTCTTCTACTAGAGCTCCCCTGCCACCCACTGGAAGTGGTGTTGGCATCCCTCTTCCAGGCCTTGGGGCTATTGGGGGCAGCGGATCCTCTGCCTCCGTATTCCCTACATCTTTGAGGGGCGGCACTGGTGGCTCGGGCCTCAGGGTAATTGGGGATGATCTGGTGCGCCCGATAGGAAACACAGGCTTGTTCCAGGAGGTTGATGACGACTACGATGTCTTTGGGAATTCGTTCGAGGCCCCAGGCCTGTCCATAGAAAATCTCTCCTTTGAAAACCGCGTGGGCGCCGCGGGCACCACGATACCATCGTTGCAGCAACCTGCCCGGACTTGA